In Mycolicibacterium alvei, a single window of DNA contains:
- the guaA gene encoding glutamine-hydrolyzing GMP synthase, whose protein sequence is MTSASPRPVLVVDFGAQYAQLIARRVREARVFSEVIPHTTTVEEIKAKDPQAIVLSGGPASVYAEGAPRLDPALFDLDIPVFGICYGFQAMAQALGGTVEHTGTSEYGRTELSVAGGDLHADLPGIQPVWMSHGDAVTAAPEGFEVIASSAGAPVAGFENRARRLAGVQYHPEVLHSPHGQQVLSRFLHEFAGIGATWTAANIAEQLIEAVRAQIGDGQAICGLSGGVDSAVAAALVQRAIGDRLTCVFVDHGLLRAGERAQVQRDFVAATGAKLVTVDVADRFLEALTGVTNPEGKRKIIGREFIRAFEGAVRDTLSEADIDFLVQGTLYPDVVESGGGTGTANIKSHHNVGGLPDDLKFKLVEPLRLLFKDEVRAVGRELGLPEEIVARQPFPGPGLGIRIVGEVTADRLDTLRRADAIAREELTAAGLDQQIWQCPVVLLADVRSVGVQGDGRTYGHPIVLRPVSSEDAMTADWTRVPYEVLERISTRITNEVPEVNRVVLDVTSKPPGTIEWE, encoded by the coding sequence GTGACATCTGCATCTCCCCGTCCTGTCCTCGTCGTCGACTTCGGCGCTCAGTACGCACAGCTGATCGCCCGCCGGGTCCGCGAGGCGCGGGTGTTCTCCGAGGTCATCCCGCACACCACCACGGTCGAGGAGATCAAGGCCAAGGATCCGCAGGCCATCGTGCTGTCGGGCGGCCCGGCCAGTGTGTACGCCGAAGGCGCCCCCCGGCTGGACCCCGCATTGTTCGATCTCGACATCCCGGTGTTCGGTATCTGCTACGGCTTCCAGGCCATGGCCCAGGCGCTGGGCGGCACCGTCGAACACACCGGGACCAGCGAATACGGGCGCACCGAGCTGAGCGTCGCCGGTGGCGATCTACATGCCGACCTGCCCGGGATCCAGCCGGTATGGATGAGCCACGGAGACGCGGTGACGGCCGCGCCGGAAGGCTTCGAGGTGATCGCGTCGAGCGCCGGTGCTCCGGTCGCGGGCTTCGAGAACCGGGCCCGCCGCCTGGCCGGTGTGCAGTACCACCCGGAGGTGCTGCATTCCCCGCACGGCCAGCAGGTGCTGAGCCGGTTCCTGCACGAGTTCGCCGGCATCGGCGCGACCTGGACCGCCGCCAACATCGCCGAGCAGTTGATCGAGGCGGTGCGCGCCCAGATCGGTGACGGCCAGGCCATCTGTGGTCTGTCCGGTGGTGTCGACTCCGCGGTGGCCGCCGCTCTGGTGCAACGCGCCATCGGTGACCGGTTGACGTGTGTGTTCGTCGACCACGGCCTGCTGCGGGCGGGGGAGCGGGCGCAGGTGCAGCGCGATTTCGTCGCCGCGACCGGCGCCAAGCTGGTGACCGTCGATGTTGCCGACCGGTTCCTTGAGGCATTGACCGGGGTCACGAACCCCGAGGGCAAGCGCAAGATCATCGGCCGCGAGTTCATCCGCGCCTTCGAAGGGGCGGTGCGCGACACCCTCAGCGAAGCGGACATCGACTTCCTGGTGCAGGGGACGCTGTACCCCGATGTCGTGGAATCCGGTGGCGGCACCGGCACGGCCAACATCAAGAGCCACCACAACGTCGGCGGCCTGCCCGACGACCTGAAGTTCAAGCTCGTCGAGCCGCTGCGGCTGCTGTTCAAGGACGAGGTGCGCGCGGTGGGCCGTGAACTCGGCCTGCCCGAGGAAATCGTTGCCCGCCAACCCTTCCCGGGGCCGGGCCTGGGTATCCGCATCGTCGGCGAAGTGACCGCCGACCGGCTCGACACCCTACGCCGCGCCGACGCGATCGCGCGTGAGGAGCTCACCGCCGCCGGGCTGGATCAGCAGATCTGGCAGTGCCCGGTGGTGCTGCTGGCCGACGTGCGTTCGGTCGGTGTGCAGGGCGATGGACGTACCTACGGGCATCCGATCGTGCTGCGGCCGGTGTCCAGCGAGGACGCCATGACCGCGGACTGGACCCGGGTTCCTTACGAAGTGCTGGAACGGATTTCGACCCGCATCACCAACGAGGTGCCCGAGGTCAACCGGGTGGTGCTGGATGTCACCAGCAAGCCGCCGGGCACCATCGAGTGGGAGTGA
- a CDS encoding type VII secretion target has translation MTNDIHIRPEEVKNSGGLIDEKAEEARARIATLYDSGMPARDGNRGFATGAALAAYCDAMRTEALDAVQRLQETGQKIVAAAQGIDRTDDKSAEAISRVATALDDPGS, from the coding sequence TTGACCAACGATATCCACATCAGGCCAGAGGAAGTGAAGAACTCTGGTGGGTTGATAGATGAGAAAGCCGAAGAGGCGCGCGCACGTATCGCGACGCTGTACGACTCAGGGATGCCCGCGAGGGATGGAAATCGGGGTTTCGCCACGGGCGCGGCGCTGGCGGCATACTGCGACGCGATGAGGACCGAAGCTTTGGACGCGGTGCAGCGACTGCAAGAGACGGGACAGAAGATCGTTGCCGCGGCGCAGGGCATCGATCGGACCGATGACAAGTCGGCAGAAGCGATCAGCCGGGTAGCCACGGCGCTCGATGACCCTGGCAGCTGA